The following are encoded in a window of Salinigranum halophilum genomic DNA:
- a CDS encoding SCO family protein, translating into MNRRRFLASGAALGVGATAGCLGTLGIGDQNQNVVLGAPDRTADVSSEDLPYPAWGQRVPDVTLPAPVSGETVSFRDVDRPVLATFIFTNCMTACPVLLSTLREVQVHSVQEGYAGDVAFHPVTFDPARDDEAALRAERDQFNVDTDAGNWAFLRPEDEARAKAVVTDQFGVTFQKQEVEEGPYMFIHLSLILLVNADGYVERAYRGEETDEGRIIDDLRTVRNA; encoded by the coding sequence ATGAACAGACGCAGGTTCCTCGCCAGCGGCGCGGCGCTCGGTGTCGGTGCGACTGCTGGCTGTCTGGGAACGCTTGGCATCGGCGACCAGAACCAGAACGTCGTCCTCGGCGCGCCCGACCGGACCGCCGACGTCTCGAGCGAGGACCTCCCGTACCCCGCGTGGGGCCAGCGTGTCCCCGACGTGACCCTCCCCGCGCCGGTGTCGGGCGAGACCGTCTCGTTCCGCGACGTCGACCGACCCGTCCTGGCGACGTTCATCTTCACCAACTGCATGACGGCCTGTCCGGTGTTGCTCTCCACGCTCCGGGAGGTCCAGGTCCACTCCGTCCAGGAGGGGTACGCCGGCGACGTCGCCTTCCACCCCGTCACGTTCGACCCCGCCCGGGACGACGAGGCGGCGCTGCGAGCGGAACGAGACCAGTTCAACGTCGACACCGACGCCGGAAACTGGGCGTTCCTCCGCCCCGAGGACGAGGCGCGAGCGAAGGCGGTCGTCACCGACCAGTTCGGCGTCACCTTCCAGAAGCAGGAGGTCGAAGAGGGGCCGTACATGTTCATCCACCTCTCGCTCATCCTCCTCGTGAACGCCGACGGCTACGTCGAGCGCGCCTACCGCGGCGAGGAGACGGACGAGGGACGCATCATCGACGACCTCCGGACGGTGCGAAACGCATGA
- a CDS encoding acyl-CoA synthetase has product MALDYAAACESFEWDIPEGYTLPGVIESHADAFGDRVAVRFLSEEGTRVERTYADLRAGMNRFANALADRGVGKGDRVMHLFPRHPDAFAVQLGALKRGALLVPCSSMLKPKDISFRASDCEASTIVAHASLTDMVEPVLDETPLENTICLDGAPDGWEGFADLTADRSADHDGPDVGAQDPMSINYTSGTTGQPKPVLHKHRWMRCFELVNGPYWWGLTADEDLSDELMWATTGTGWAKWFWSPVGVGLTTGATQLIYDGAFDTETFLDIMAEEGVTKLCAVPTQYRLFAQEELADWDLALTDALSAGEPLNREPIEAFQEEVGVTPRDGYGQTETVALVTNYPGIEVKEGSMGKPTPGMGTTIIDTVEDEPVEDGEIGEIAVPVDCPGIFDGYYEKPDLDAKTFAGDYYRTGDLASRDDDGYLFFEGRADDIIISAGYRIGPFEVEDALVSHPAVTEAAAVASPHDDRGNVVKAYVVLAEGHEGSDELATEIQEFMKEETAPYKYPRRIEFVDDLPKTSSGKIRRIELREEERAQFGS; this is encoded by the coding sequence ATGGCACTGGACTACGCCGCCGCCTGTGAGTCGTTCGAGTGGGACATCCCCGAGGGGTACACGCTCCCCGGCGTAATCGAGTCACACGCCGACGCGTTCGGCGACCGGGTCGCGGTCCGTTTCCTGAGCGAGGAGGGGACACGGGTCGAACGGACCTACGCGGACCTCCGCGCGGGGATGAACCGCTTCGCGAACGCCCTCGCCGACCGCGGCGTCGGGAAGGGTGACCGCGTGATGCATCTGTTCCCCCGCCATCCCGACGCGTTCGCCGTCCAACTCGGCGCGCTGAAACGCGGTGCCCTCCTGGTCCCGTGTTCGTCGATGTTGAAGCCGAAGGACATCTCGTTCCGCGCGTCGGACTGTGAGGCGTCCACCATCGTCGCCCACGCGTCGCTCACCGACATGGTCGAGCCCGTCCTCGACGAGACGCCGCTGGAGAACACCATCTGTCTCGACGGCGCGCCCGACGGCTGGGAGGGCTTCGCCGACCTCACCGCGGACCGGTCGGCCGACCACGACGGCCCCGACGTCGGCGCACAGGACCCGATGTCTATCAACTACACCTCGGGGACGACGGGCCAGCCGAAACCCGTGCTCCACAAGCACCGCTGGATGCGCTGTTTCGAGCTCGTCAACGGCCCCTACTGGTGGGGGCTCACGGCCGACGAGGACCTCTCCGACGAGTTGATGTGGGCGACGACCGGGACGGGGTGGGCCAAGTGGTTCTGGAGTCCGGTCGGCGTGGGGCTCACCACGGGTGCGACCCAGCTCATCTACGACGGCGCGTTCGACACCGAGACGTTCCTCGACATCATGGCCGAGGAGGGCGTCACGAAGCTCTGTGCCGTCCCGACCCAGTACCGGCTGTTCGCCCAGGAGGAGCTGGCGGACTGGGACCTCGCGCTCACCGACGCGCTCTCGGCGGGCGAGCCGCTCAACCGCGAGCCGATCGAGGCGTTCCAGGAGGAGGTGGGAGTCACCCCGCGCGACGGCTACGGCCAGACCGAGACGGTCGCGCTCGTGACGAACTATCCCGGCATCGAGGTGAAGGAGGGTTCGATGGGCAAGCCCACGCCGGGCATGGGGACGACCATCATCGACACGGTCGAAGATGAGCCGGTCGAAGACGGCGAGATCGGTGAAATCGCCGTCCCCGTCGACTGCCCGGGTATCTTCGACGGCTACTACGAGAAGCCCGACCTCGACGCCAAGACCTTCGCCGGCGACTACTACCGGACCGGTGACCTCGCCTCGCGCGACGACGACGGCTACCTCTTCTTCGAGGGGCGAGCCGACGACATCATCATCTCCGCGGGGTACCGCATCGGCCCGTTCGAGGTCGAGGACGCGCTCGTCTCTCACCCCGCGGTCACCGAGGCGGCCGCGGTCGCGTCACCGCACGACGACCGCGGGAACGTCGTCAAGGCGTACGTCGTGCTCGCCGAGGGGCACGAGGGCTCTGACGAGTTGGCGACGGAGATACAGGAGTTCATGAAAGAGGAGACGGCACCGTACAAGTACCCACGACGGATCGAGTTCGTCGACGACCTCCCGAAGACCTCCTCGGGGAAGATTCGGCGCATCGAACTGCGAGAGGAGGAACGAGCGCAGTTCGGCTCGTAA
- a CDS encoding outer membrane protein assembly factor BamB family protein produces the protein MHRSRLTTAATTRLVVALLAVATALLALSAPVAAHGRAATADPSPFAAVPAWAGVAAGLALAAVGVLLVARTVCESGVPRSVGAVAVALLAGGVLVAGVGTTGVGLPGGATTETPLWTSDTDREIGGNHHAPAVTEGRVYAPLSGPGTDQGCELVSLHSSDGGVVWRAPVDECTIHAVADPAVADADGDGTDEVLVATTADDLRVYSQEGDLLRRSALADYGYTRPVVADLGGTAAPETVVVDVRGTVTAFDTAGTPRWEHALDDYVWARPVVADVDADGDTEVFVAQRDGTLTLLAPSVGGVDGATGDAESVEWAVGVGDDPAVSWVASGQADDDPALELWVATVDGGVYAVDGATGEVEWSRDVGSLASVGGFGDGDGDGASEVYVADNSGTVRALDAASGEVEWTTRVTDEAVQMMPPPSLGDTDGDDAPDLVVPAHDGSVTKLDPADGTVQARYERPATPAETDAGIDRLFGRATLGDVDGDGDDDAVVVYADGTVVALDF, from the coding sequence ATGCACCGCAGTCGGCTGACGACGGCCGCGACCACACGGCTCGTCGTCGCGCTGCTCGCCGTCGCCACCGCACTGCTCGCGCTTTCGGCCCCCGTCGCCGCACACGGCCGGGCGGCGACGGCCGACCCGTCACCGTTCGCGGCAGTCCCCGCCTGGGCCGGCGTCGCCGCCGGACTCGCCCTCGCCGCGGTCGGGGTCCTCCTCGTCGCCCGCACCGTCTGCGAGTCGGGCGTCCCGCGCAGTGTCGGCGCGGTCGCGGTCGCCCTCCTCGCGGGGGGCGTGCTCGTCGCCGGCGTCGGCACGACCGGGGTCGGACTTCCCGGCGGGGCAACGACCGAGACGCCGCTGTGGACGAGCGACACCGACCGGGAAATCGGTGGTAACCACCACGCCCCGGCCGTTACCGAGGGGCGTGTGTACGCCCCGCTGAGTGGCCCCGGAACAGACCAGGGGTGTGAGCTGGTCTCTCTCCACAGCTCCGACGGCGGCGTGGTGTGGCGCGCGCCCGTCGACGAGTGTACCATCCACGCCGTCGCCGACCCCGCCGTCGCGGACGCCGACGGCGACGGGACGGACGAGGTCCTCGTCGCCACCACCGCCGACGACCTCCGCGTCTACAGCCAGGAGGGTGACCTCCTCCGACGAAGCGCGCTCGCCGACTACGGCTACACGCGCCCGGTCGTCGCCGACCTCGGCGGAACCGCCGCGCCCGAGACGGTCGTCGTCGACGTCCGTGGGACCGTCACCGCGTTCGACACCGCGGGCACGCCGAGGTGGGAGCACGCGCTGGACGACTACGTCTGGGCGCGTCCCGTCGTCGCCGACGTCGACGCCGACGGCGACACCGAGGTGTTCGTCGCCCAGCGCGACGGGACGCTCACGCTCCTCGCGCCCTCGGTGGGTGGCGTCGACGGCGCAACGGGCGACGCGGAGTCCGTCGAGTGGGCCGTCGGCGTCGGCGACGACCCCGCCGTCTCGTGGGTCGCATCGGGGCAGGCCGACGACGACCCGGCGCTCGAACTGTGGGTGGCGACGGTCGACGGGGGCGTCTACGCCGTCGACGGCGCGACCGGCGAGGTGGAGTGGTCCCGCGACGTCGGGTCACTCGCCTCCGTCGGCGGGTTCGGTGACGGCGACGGCGACGGGGCCAGCGAGGTGTACGTCGCCGACAACAGCGGGACCGTCCGCGCGCTCGACGCGGCGAGCGGCGAGGTGGAGTGGACGACGCGCGTCACCGACGAGGCGGTGCAGATGATGCCGCCGCCCTCGCTCGGTGACACCGACGGCGACGACGCTCCCGACCTCGTCGTCCCCGCCCACGACGGCAGTGTCACGAAACTCGACCCCGCCGACGGCACCGTCCAGGCGCGATACGAACGGCCGGCGACGCCCGCGGAGACGGACGCCGGTATCGACCGCCTCTTCGGGCGAGCCACGCTCGGAGACGTCGACGGCGACGGTGACGACGACGCCGTCGTCGTCTACGCCGACGGGACCGTCGTCGCCCTGGACTTCTGA
- a CDS encoding TlpA family protein disulfide reductase, with protein MNRRQVLAALGGLTLTGGAGYVAVTGLGGERDAVTVDTLDAPGSAAGSQRIPAPGRPTLVDLFATWCVPCEAQMRSLVPVYESFGDRVAFVSVTNERFGGGLDAEDIRQWWVDHDGRWTVGHDPESRLMSELGAGGLPFLALADASGEVVWTHRGVASESQLREALGAVV; from the coding sequence ATGAACCGACGACAGGTCCTCGCCGCGCTCGGCGGCCTCACGCTGACCGGCGGTGCAGGCTACGTCGCGGTCACCGGTCTCGGGGGCGAACGCGATGCAGTCACCGTCGACACCCTCGATGCCCCCGGGTCGGCGGCCGGGAGCCAGCGGATTCCGGCTCCGGGGCGGCCGACACTCGTCGACCTCTTCGCGACGTGGTGTGTCCCCTGTGAGGCGCAGATGCGGAGCCTCGTCCCCGTCTACGAATCGTTCGGCGACCGCGTGGCGTTCGTCTCCGTGACGAACGAGCGGTTCGGCGGCGGACTCGACGCCGAGGACATCCGGCAGTGGTGGGTCGACCACGACGGCCGCTGGACCGTCGGTCACGATCCCGAGAGTCGACTCATGAGCGAACTCGGGGCGGGCGGCCTCCCGTTTCTCGCCCTCGCCGACGCCTCGGGCGAGGTGGTCTGGACGCACCGAGGCGTAGCGAGCGAGTCCCAGCTCCGCGAGGCTCTCGGGGCCGTCGTCTGA
- a CDS encoding DUF7405 family protein, giving the protein MFDRDLSRRDALKLAVATGGATALSACLSEADEPVPRGSPSDDLPTGQHRWNDFLATDDAGNHELPRHHVFLSLSLGRDGAPTRADRAVVESAMGTLDRAYEWSHEGVLSSLAYTPAYFARYDAELRYPLPDPRPLSSFETPELDTQDALLHLASDRPDALLEAEQALVGERDAMNGLDVETPLSDALSVVGRRTGFMGAGMPAERQGEVSGIPRGGPVPAESPLFMGFKAGFRRNQATEAAVSIEDGPFAGGTTKHLSTIRQRLDDWYEEQDFEEQVMEMFSPLHAERGLVEGTGENLGDFSGVDEEVVSTIREQAREYGRVGHAQKAARANRDSDGRPLLLRRHVESTDDGEASLHFPTLQRDIASFEAVREAMNGADLTDVPTIRQRVNNGILEYIFVIRRGNYLVPPRPLRALPTPTGA; this is encoded by the coding sequence GTGTTCGACCGCGACCTGTCCCGGCGGGACGCACTGAAGCTCGCGGTGGCGACGGGCGGGGCGACGGCGCTCTCGGCCTGTCTCTCCGAGGCCGACGAACCGGTGCCCCGCGGGAGCCCCTCCGACGACCTCCCCACGGGACAGCACCGCTGGAACGACTTCCTCGCGACCGACGACGCCGGGAACCACGAACTCCCGCGACACCACGTGTTCCTCTCGCTCTCGCTCGGCCGTGACGGAGCGCCGACCCGGGCCGACCGCGCCGTCGTCGAGTCGGCGATGGGGACGCTCGACCGCGCCTACGAGTGGAGTCACGAGGGCGTCCTCTCCTCGCTGGCGTACACGCCGGCGTACTTCGCGCGCTACGACGCCGAACTCCGGTATCCACTGCCCGACCCCCGCCCACTCTCCTCGTTCGAGACGCCCGAACTCGACACCCAGGACGCCCTTTTGCACCTCGCTTCGGACCGGCCCGACGCGTTGCTCGAGGCGGAACAGGCGCTGGTGGGCGAACGGGACGCCATGAACGGTCTCGACGTCGAGACGCCCCTCTCGGACGCCCTCTCGGTGGTCGGCCGGCGCACGGGCTTCATGGGTGCGGGGATGCCCGCCGAGCGACAGGGCGAGGTCTCGGGCATCCCACGTGGGGGTCCCGTCCCGGCGGAATCGCCGCTTTTCATGGGCTTCAAGGCCGGCTTCCGGCGGAATCAGGCGACCGAGGCCGCCGTCAGCATCGAGGACGGACCGTTCGCCGGCGGGACGACCAAACACCTCTCGACTATCCGACAGCGACTCGACGACTGGTACGAGGAACAGGACTTCGAAGAACAGGTGATGGAGATGTTCTCCCCCCTGCACGCCGAGCGGGGCCTCGTCGAGGGGACGGGAGAGAACCTTGGCGACTTCAGCGGCGTCGACGAGGAGGTCGTCTCGACCATCCGCGAGCAGGCGCGCGAGTACGGACGGGTCGGCCACGCCCAGAAGGCCGCCCGCGCCAACCGCGACTCCGACGGGCGACCGCTGCTGCTCAGGCGGCACGTCGAGTCGACGGACGACGGCGAGGCGAGCCTGCATTTCCCCACCCTCCAGCGGGATATCGCGTCGTTCGAGGCGGTGAGAGAGGCGATGAACGGAGCCGACCTGACCGACGTTCCCACCATCCGCCAGCGCGTCAACAACGGCATCCTCGAGTACATCTTCGTCATCCGCCGGGGCAACTACCTCGTCCCGCCACGGCCGCTCCGGGCGTTGCCGACGCCGACCGGCGCGTGA
- a CDS encoding aldo/keto reductase: MEYTTLGDTGMEVSRICLGCMSFGTSSWRDWVLDEEAGLELVERAIDLGINFFDTANMYSDGESERVLGTALEGRRDENVVATKVYFQMDESDPNSGGLSRKAIEQEVANSLSRLGMDTVDLLQTHRFDDDTPLETTIRALDDVVRRGQARYLGASSMWAHQFAEALHTADSLGTERFLTMQNHYNLLYREEEREMLPLCAKQGVGVVPWSPLARGYLTRPHEEFDATVRGETDDYARQHPYFEGGGREINERVQELAAEKDVKMAQVALSWLLHKEWVDAPIVGTTSVEHLEDAVEALDISLSDSDIEWLEEPYQPVRVSGHE; the protein is encoded by the coding sequence ATGGAGTACACCACGCTCGGCGACACGGGTATGGAGGTCTCGCGCATCTGTCTCGGCTGTATGAGCTTCGGCACCTCGTCGTGGCGCGACTGGGTGCTCGACGAGGAGGCGGGGCTCGAACTGGTCGAGCGCGCCATCGACCTCGGCATCAACTTCTTCGACACGGCCAACATGTACTCCGACGGCGAGTCCGAACGGGTGCTGGGGACGGCGCTCGAGGGCAGACGCGACGAGAACGTCGTCGCGACCAAGGTGTACTTCCAGATGGACGAGTCGGACCCCAACTCCGGCGGCCTCTCGCGGAAGGCCATCGAACAGGAGGTGGCGAACTCCCTCTCGCGGCTCGGAATGGACACGGTCGACCTCCTCCAGACACACCGCTTCGACGACGACACGCCGCTCGAGACGACGATTCGCGCCCTCGATGACGTGGTCAGGCGGGGGCAGGCGCGGTACCTCGGCGCGTCGTCGATGTGGGCCCACCAGTTCGCCGAGGCGCTGCACACCGCCGACTCGCTCGGCACCGAGCGGTTCCTGACGATGCAGAACCACTACAACCTCCTCTACCGCGAGGAAGAACGCGAGATGCTCCCGCTGTGTGCGAAGCAGGGGGTCGGCGTCGTCCCGTGGTCGCCGCTGGCACGAGGCTACCTCACCCGGCCACACGAGGAGTTCGACGCGACGGTCCGGGGCGAGACGGACGACTACGCCCGTCAGCACCCGTACTTCGAGGGCGGCGGCAGGGAAATCAACGAACGGGTCCAGGAACTCGCGGCGGAGAAGGACGTGAAGATGGCGCAGGTCGCCCTGTCGTGGCTCCTCCACAAGGAGTGGGTCGACGCGCCCATCGTGGGGACGACGAGCGTCGAACACCTCGAGGACGCGGTCGAAGCCCTCGACATCTCCCTCTCGGACTCCGACATCGAGTGGCTGGAGGAGCCCTACCAGCCGGTGCGGGTGTCGGGCCACGAGTAG
- a CDS encoding methyltransferase domain-containing protein produces MTDPFGRAVADHYHDRRTAPLTVRDGDATRDHPIESFYFEPFDTESEAGRWLSSWVRGPLLDVGAGAGRHALVFQADVETVAIDVSDALVAVIRDRGVRDARAVDMFSLREAFDRDRFGSALAVGTQLGLAGSMQGLRRWLGDLAFATDAEATAVVDSYDPSHEASDDLLGYRPDPTRGLAGRVFHFVYEGAVSETLCFRLFSPGRLREATVGTGWTLADVRRSDAGTAYYRAALAKRG; encoded by the coding sequence ATGACCGACCCGTTCGGCCGTGCGGTCGCCGACCACTACCACGACCGACGCACGGCACCACTCACAGTGCGCGACGGTGACGCGACCCGCGACCATCCGATCGAGTCGTTCTACTTCGAGCCGTTCGACACAGAGAGCGAGGCCGGCCGTTGGCTGTCGTCGTGGGTCCGTGGGCCGCTTCTCGACGTCGGCGCGGGTGCCGGCCGGCACGCGCTCGTCTTTCAGGCCGACGTGGAGACGGTCGCCATCGACGTGAGCGACGCGCTCGTCGCGGTGATTCGCGACCGCGGCGTCCGGGACGCACGCGCCGTCGACATGTTCTCGCTCCGCGAGGCGTTCGACCGCGACCGGTTCGGGTCTGCGCTCGCCGTCGGCACCCAGCTGGGGCTGGCGGGGTCGATGCAGGGGCTCCGGCGGTGGCTGGGCGACCTGGCGTTCGCGACCGACGCCGAGGCGACGGCCGTCGTCGACAGCTACGACCCGAGCCACGAGGCGAGCGACGACCTCCTCGGGTACCGCCCGGACCCGACCCGAGGACTCGCCGGGCGCGTCTTTCACTTCGTGTACGAGGGGGCGGTGAGCGAGACGCTCTGCTTCCGCCTGTTCAGCCCCGGCCGACTCCGGGAGGCGACGGTCGGCACCGGGTGGACGCTCGCAGACGTGCGGCGGAGCGACGCGGGGACGGCGTACTACCGCGCGGCGCTCGCGAAACGGGGGTAG
- a CDS encoding iron transporter, whose translation MTRPTRRRFLAGVGAAGLAGLAGCAGFSTTTYSAEPPLVEDRPNAVYIPSHVEGMEMVGMGMAGDARVAVTYSYPHRFWTVEQDGTEFVTQQVDVRDDDAAHLMATVWDPETGVVLPNTGLSMEIRNDDGLVSQEVVYPMLSQQMGFHYGANFPLDGNDVYDVTVSVGAPNVKRFGSLGNRFTEAATATVSFDYREGARNEIDYTVFEAGRRGQRDAVAPMSMDMMPVGQVPDSVSGTALGEATVGDLVLRGYVVTNERFADDSYLVVTAATPYNDLVVPGMALSARVPGDGRAAFAGRLDPALDPDLGFHYGAPVSGGAVQDTELTVEIPPQVARHEGYETAFLETGTVTFSA comes from the coding sequence ATGACCCGGCCGACTCGTCGGCGCTTCCTCGCCGGCGTCGGTGCCGCGGGCCTGGCCGGTCTCGCTGGCTGTGCGGGCTTCTCGACGACGACGTACAGCGCCGAACCGCCGCTGGTCGAGGACCGGCCGAACGCCGTGTACATCCCCTCGCACGTCGAGGGGATGGAGATGGTGGGGATGGGCATGGCCGGCGACGCGCGGGTGGCGGTCACGTACAGCTACCCGCACCGGTTCTGGACCGTCGAGCAGGACGGAACCGAGTTCGTGACTCAGCAGGTCGACGTCCGAGACGACGACGCGGCCCACCTGATGGCGACGGTGTGGGACCCCGAGACGGGCGTCGTCCTCCCGAACACGGGGCTGTCGATGGAGATTCGGAACGACGACGGCCTCGTGAGCCAGGAGGTCGTCTACCCGATGCTCTCCCAGCAGATGGGCTTTCACTACGGGGCGAACTTCCCGCTGGACGGCAACGACGTCTACGACGTCACCGTCAGCGTCGGTGCCCCCAACGTGAAGCGGTTCGGGTCGCTCGGAAACCGCTTCACCGAGGCGGCGACGGCGACCGTCTCGTTCGACTACCGGGAGGGAGCCCGCAACGAGATCGACTACACCGTGTTCGAGGCGGGCCGGCGGGGCCAGCGCGACGCCGTCGCGCCGATGTCGATGGATATGATGCCCGTCGGACAGGTACCCGACTCCGTCTCGGGGACCGCTCTCGGCGAGGCGACCGTCGGCGACCTCGTCCTCCGCGGCTACGTCGTCACGAACGAGCGGTTCGCCGACGACTCGTACCTCGTCGTCACCGCCGCGACGCCGTACAACGACCTCGTCGTCCCCGGGATGGCGCTCTCCGCTCGCGTGCCCGGCGACGGCCGGGCGGCGTTCGCCGGACGGCTCGACCCGGCGCTCGACCCCGACCTCGGCTTCCACTACGGCGCTCCCGTCTCCGGGGGTGCCGTCCAGGACACCGAACTCACCGTCGAGATTCCCCCGCAAGTCGCCCGGCACGAGGGCTACGAGACGGCCTTCCTCGAGACGGGCACCGTCACGTTCTCCGCGTAG
- a CDS encoding MFS transporter, which translates to MGTERRDRVVLALVVWSVLVSQVLLYPGLADLVRALGGRGLDAATAFLVAEVAAFVTFASVWGALSDATGRRLRWVVGGALGGALSYLLLAALPTLGVGFGVALVIRVVGGAFTIGAFSLAVTTLADLGGGNGRNMGVAGLAIGLGAALGAVVGGRLSILDPLAPLVAAAGLLFVVATLSLSVTDRAPSGRNLGVGAIVRGLRSRPALSVPYAFGFVDRLTAGFFALVGVFYFRTQFGLDAAGAGVVLALFFLPFALLQYPLGVVSDRVGRFYPVVAGSAAYGVAIIGVGLAPSLVSAASMMVVVGVFGALVAPATMALATDLVPEDERGVALGGFNVAGSLGFLTGFLVGGLSADSLGFLPAFLIVGGLEVAIAVVALRAVRELKPFERAVGTADD; encoded by the coding sequence ATGGGTACCGAACGCCGCGACAGGGTCGTCCTCGCGCTCGTCGTCTGGAGCGTCCTCGTCTCGCAGGTGCTCCTCTACCCGGGGCTCGCGGACCTCGTCCGCGCGCTCGGCGGGCGCGGACTCGACGCCGCCACGGCCTTCCTCGTCGCGGAGGTGGCGGCGTTCGTCACCTTCGCCTCCGTCTGGGGTGCGCTCTCGGACGCGACGGGTCGGCGACTGCGGTGGGTCGTCGGCGGCGCACTCGGAGGTGCCCTCTCGTACCTCCTCCTCGCGGCCCTGCCGACGCTCGGCGTCGGCTTCGGCGTCGCGCTCGTCATTCGCGTCGTGGGCGGCGCGTTCACCATCGGTGCCTTCTCGCTGGCCGTGACGACGCTCGCCGACCTGGGCGGCGGGAACGGTCGGAACATGGGCGTGGCGGGTCTCGCCATCGGCCTCGGGGCCGCCCTCGGTGCCGTCGTCGGCGGCCGGCTCTCAATCCTCGACCCCCTCGCCCCGCTCGTGGCGGCGGCGGGACTGCTGTTCGTCGTCGCCACCCTCTCGCTGTCGGTGACCGACCGTGCCCCCTCCGGGCGGAACCTGGGCGTCGGTGCCATCGTCCGCGGGCTCCGCTCCCGGCCGGCACTGTCTGTCCCCTACGCGTTCGGCTTCGTCGACCGTCTCACCGCCGGCTTCTTCGCGCTCGTCGGCGTCTTCTACTTCCGCACACAGTTCGGCCTCGACGCCGCCGGCGCGGGCGTCGTGCTCGCGCTCTTTTTCCTCCCCTTCGCCCTCTTGCAGTACCCGCTCGGGGTCGTCTCCGACCGGGTTGGGCGCTTCTACCCGGTGGTCGCCGGCTCCGCCGCCTACGGCGTCGCCATCATCGGCGTGGGGCTCGCGCCCTCGCTCGTCTCGGCGGCGAGCATGATGGTCGTGGTCGGCGTCTTCGGCGCGCTCGTCGCCCCGGCGACCATGGCGCTGGCGACGGACCTCGTCCCGGAGGACGAACGCGGCGTCGCGCTCGGCGGCTTCAACGTCGCCGGCTCGCTGGGGTTTCTCACCGGCTTCCTCGTCGGCGGGCTCTCCGCGGATTCGCTCGGCTTCCTCCCCGCGTTCCTCATCGTCGGCGGGTTGGAGGTCGCCATCGCGGTGGTCGCGCTTCGCGCCGTCCGGGAGCTGAAGCCGTTCGAGCGCGCGGTGGGCACGGCGGACGACTGA
- a CDS encoding cytochrome c biogenesis CcdA family protein, with protein MAAALQVDAAFTGTLAFALSAGVATFFAPCAYPLLPGYVGYYLSREEADLGGAVVRGGAATAGALAVLAVVGGALVSLGTRVVSNLAFLEPAVGVGLALFGLAVLLGRAPSVHLLLPEHRSSILGFVFFGGVYAVAAAGCVLPIVFGVVTQALTLPTEQAVTVVGVYAASVSLPLLGVTLLSAVGSDALSGVSRHVGTIQQVAAVVMVVAGLAQIGLSLSYLGWV; from the coding sequence ATGGCTGCCGCGCTCCAGGTGGATGCGGCCTTCACGGGCACCCTCGCATTCGCCCTCAGCGCGGGGGTGGCGACGTTCTTCGCCCCGTGTGCGTACCCGCTCTTGCCGGGGTACGTCGGCTACTATCTGAGTCGGGAAGAAGCCGACCTCGGGGGGGCCGTCGTCCGCGGTGGCGCTGCGACGGCCGGTGCGCTGGCAGTCCTCGCTGTCGTGGGTGGGGCGCTCGTCTCGCTCGGGACGCGCGTCGTGTCGAACCTCGCCTTCCTCGAGCCGGCGGTCGGCGTCGGGCTCGCCCTCTTCGGGCTCGCTGTCCTCCTCGGACGAGCACCCAGCGTCCACTTGCTCCTTCCGGAACACCGGTCGTCCATTCTGGGCTTCGTGTTCTTCGGCGGCGTCTACGCCGTCGCCGCCGCCGGCTGCGTGCTTCCCATCGTCTTCGGCGTCGTGACGCAGGCGCTCACGCTCCCGACGGAACAGGCGGTCACCGTCGTCGGCGTCTACGCCGCGTCGGTGTCGCTCCCACTCCTGGGCGTGACGCTCCTCTCTGCCGTCGGCAGCGACGCCCTCAGCGGCGTCTCCCGACACGTTGGCACCATCCAGCAGGTCGCTGCCGTCGTCATGGTCGTCGCCGGCCTCGCACAGATCGGCCTGTCGCTGTCGTACCTCGGCTGGGTCTGA